One Meleagris gallopavo isolate NT-WF06-2002-E0010 breed Aviagen turkey brand Nicholas breeding stock chromosome 11, Turkey_5.1, whole genome shotgun sequence genomic region harbors:
- the PXYLP1 gene encoding 2-phosphoxylose phosphatase 1, translating to MVSNDTVFDYLGEPELQSPQIETSSRVLQKIRGMTKQQVRREREREYYNHVLYLLKKLKSKKSLSGVVQHLRNGQLLREIYINKHKLLLNDWTAKQLYLETTGKSRTLQSALALLYTFLPDFDWKKINMRHQWSTIFCSGSCDCPMRNHYLEEEQRRQYSLRVKNSDLEKIYVDMAKIVGIPTRQLRASNPIDSLLCYFCHNVSFPCTKTGCIGMEHFKVIKRHQLEDERERQEKKLYFLYALLATHPLLNQTVNRLQRIAEGKKEEIFVLRSAHDVTLSPVLSALGITEARFPRFAARLVFELWQDGKRPKEHFIRILYNGADVTFQTSFCKDYYKRSSKPMCPLEKFVSFVKRDMFLVFNSTSYYDACRRRPL from the exons ATGGTATCCAATGACACAGTGTTTGATTATTTGGGAGAACCAGAGTTGCAGAGCCCACAGATTGAGACAAGCAGCAGAGTTCTGCAAAAAATAAGAGGGATGACCAAACAGCAAgtgagaagagagagagagagagaat ATTATAATCATGTGTTGTACcttcttaaaaaattaaaaagcaaaaaatctcTTTCAGGTGTTGTACAGCACTTACGAAATGGACAACTATTGCGAGAAATTTATATAAACAAACATAAACTGCTTCTGAATGACTGGACGGCAAAACAGCTCTACTTAGAGACAACAGGAAAAAGCCGAACCCTGCAGAGTGCACTGGCGCTGCTTTACACCTTTTTGCCAGattttgactggaaaaaaattaacatgagGCATCAGTGGAGCACCATTTTTTGTTCTGGAAGCTGCGACTGTCCTATGCGGAACCACTACCTAGAAGAGGAACAGCGCAGGCAGTACAGCTTACGGGTGAAGAACAGTGATTTGGAGAAAATATATGTGGATATGGCAAAGATTGTTGGCATTCCTACCAGGCAGTTGAGAGCCTCTAACCCAATAGATTCTCTCTTGTGCTATTTTTGCCACAACGTCAGTTTCCCCTGTACCAAAACTGGCTGCATTGGTATGGAACACTTCAAAGTAATCAAAAGACATCAGTTGGAGGATGAGagagaaagacaggaaaagaaactttATTTCCTGTATGCCCTGTTGGCTACTCACCCTCTCCTCAACCAGACTGTTAATCGGCTTCAGCGAATTGCAGaaggcaagaaagaagaaatatttgttcttcGCTCTGCACATGATGTCACATTGTCACCTGTTCTTAGTGCCTTGGGCATTACAGAGGCCAGATTTCCACGATTTGCTGCCAGATTAGTTTTTGAGCTGTGGCAGGATGGGAAGAGACCCAAAGAACACTTTATCCGCATCCTGTATAATGGTGCTGATGTCACATTCCAGACCTCATTCTGCAAGGATTATTATAAACGTTCCAGCAAGCCAATGTGCCCACTAGAAAAATTTGTTAGCTTTGTTAAGAGGGATATGTTCTTAGTTTTTAACAGCACTAGTTACTATGATGCATGTCGTAGAAGACCACTGTAG
- the LOC100546815 gene encoding 2-phosphoxylose phosphatase 1 produces MPDLLTEPPAIDPVYEAHVYCNIPTIAERSMEGYAPHYFKLVSVQVLIRHGDRYPLYAIPKTKRPDIDCTLLPNRKPSHPQLEAFMKHMSKGSAAQMDGTLSSLPRYPSHSLCEMGELTQTGKFPWQLYVFLCSLNTICWGTYALFP; encoded by the exons ATGCCTGATTTGCTGACAGAACCTCCTGCAATAGATCCTGTTTACGAAGCTCATGTTTACTGCAATATTCCTACCATTGCTGAACGCAGCATGGAAG GTTATGCACCCCATTATTTTAAGCTAGTGTCAGTTCAAGTGTTGATTCGACATGGAGATAGATATCCATTATATGCCAttcccaaaacaaaaagacCTGATATTGACTGTACGTTGCTGCCTAACAG GAAACCTTCTCATCCTCAGCTGGAAGCTTTCATGAAACACATGTCCAAAGGGTCTGCAGCTCAAATGGATGGTACCCTAAGCAGCCTGCCTCGTTACCCTAGTCATTCTCTTTGTGAAATGGGAGAGCTTACACAGACTGGTAAGTTTCCATGGCAGCTTTACGTTTTCCTCTGCTCTCTTAACACAATCTGTTGGGGAACATATGCTCTATTTCCttaa